The Peromyscus maniculatus bairdii isolate BWxNUB_F1_BW_parent chromosome 6, HU_Pman_BW_mat_3.1, whole genome shotgun sequence genomic interval ATTCATAATGAATATTAATATTGCCATGGGGATTACTCTTCTAAGTCTACCCAATGTTCATTGAGTCGACCATTTGTCAATAAGTATTCATTGAGAATGTAATTACATGCCAGAAACTGTGCTAGGCATGTACAATAGAAAAAGTCGTGCCTCATGTTTACATTTCAGAATGAAGAAACAAATAGTAAATGAAGTAGGCAGATTAATGACATGCGTGTTAGAAATCATACAAGTCAAAAGTATCACCAGGAAAAGCCACGCTGGAATGTGTATGTTAGTCTGCTTGGGCTACTATGACGAAATGCCATAAATTGGGTGGATTATGAAATTATTAGATTATCATGGCATACCCTCATCTTTCTTAGATTAGGCTCTAGCTAAGCCCCTGATGCTTGATGGTTATATAGCTTTTTTTGTGCAATGAAAGATTTGTTGGAGGTTAGGAAGATACAGCGCATGCCTTACAGGCTTTGACCCACAAAACTCCAGGGAGACAGGCTGTGTTGATCTTTCACACATGTGATGTCGTATCATGTGCACCTTTGAGATCTCCAGCGGTCCAGGATAAGCTATTGCATGTTTTGACCATGTGGCTTATAAATAGTAATTACCTTCATGAATGCTGCACATTTGTGTATCTATGTGCACATTTGCATATGCTCTGCATTCTTcacaagaaactaaaaataattccACCATCAATCATTCTAATAttcatcaaaataaatacatccGTATTTGTTTTGTCCAACTAAATATTGAACATCCTCAAGGCTAGTCAAGTACCTTGTTTAtctttataaatatgtattatattcctttcatattttaaactAAATCTGACATCATTTGTATTTCACATAGGATCGAAGCCTTTTCCACGATACGGATACAAACCATCCCCACCAAATGGATGTGGCTCTCCATTGTTCGGTGTTCATGTAAAtacctttttttcctttgataagttTTGTGACTGTTAGTCTAATATTTTTAGTAATACAAGACTTAAGTGTGCCTGTCTTCAGGCTCATAAATAATTTTTGATTTCTGTAATGATtgtgtttattattgttttctaataaaaCTTATTTAACAactaaaaaaatactaaatgggtttaaaataatgatttattttatcttgtatAGATGTCACAGGAATCATATTTTCTAAGTATCACAAACATAACTTAAAATTTTCAAGTGCAAAGTGATACTGCTTAGGGAGACCAAAGTAGATGAGGAGCTCTTTCTCTATAAAGCAAGGGctgatgggggtggtggtgtggttACTCTAGCAACTGTTACTGGGGAGACTAGACAAGCCAGTGGCCACAGGTGGAGGTGTGTGAGGGTTGTGTAAGTTAATTGAAATAACTgaagataaattataaatttaaagtgATGGTACctctagaaaatggaaaaatgcttaaagttaaaaaacaaaccgCCATTTGAATTGTAGGCAGTTAAGACTTTTGTGCACCATTTCACAGAAAGTACATTTCTTTGGGGGAGGAGACacaaaatactttgaaatatcCTAAGATCGTAATTGTTGAGGCCCTAGAGAAGTCTGTTAATGTGCTTAggcttacttgtttgttttttttttttttttaagctatgcCTCGGGTctagggagagatggctcagtggtaagagtgcttctgtgcagacagaggacctgagtttgaatcccccaCACCAACATACAAGCCGGGCATGCCACATGTGCCCGTGACCCTGGTGTTGAGGGACGGgaacaggcagatcctgggagctCTTTAGATAGATGATCTATAACCAAAACAGTGATCTTCGGGTTCAGCGAGAGACTGTGTCTCCGGGTAACGAGGCAGACAGCCATAGAGGAGGACATGCCACGTCCTCGGGCTGCCCTCCTGTGGCTACTGTTCCTTACACACAGACTCCCCACACAGATAAATAAGGGAAGAAAGTTagttgtgtgttgtgttttggatAGTTGAAAGTTGTGACAGTTAACTCTCACACTGCAAAATGGAGAGGAGTGTGGTGTGCCTGAAACAGTTACGTGGCTAAGAATGGGCGAGGAGAATCGGGAGAACATAACGCAGGAAGCATTCCCAGGTAGACGTGGGGCTGGGGGCTGTCTACGGCAGTTGCCATTTACTCAGTGAAGTCCATTTATGCCGGGAGGTTCGCATCTCACTGACTGTCGCCCATCCAACTGCGTCTCACAGCTGAACATCGGCATCCCTTCCCTGACCAAGTGCTGCAACCAGCACGACAGATGCTACGAGACCTGTGGCCGAAGCAAGAACGACTGTGACGAGGAGTTCCAGTACTGCCTCTCCAAGATCTGCCGCGACGTGCAGAAGACCCTAGGCCTTGCCCAGCACGTTCAGGGTAAGGACGGGCCTGCTGGCCGGGATTCgggtgttttttaaagatttatttatttattatgtatacagaagagggcgccagatctcatcacagacggttgcgagccaccatgtgggtgctgggaattgaactcaggacctctggaagagcagtcagtgctcttaacctcagccatctctccagccctcgggTGTTTTTAATCCTGCAGGGAACACACGCTCAGCACAGAAGCATGCCAAAGGAGCCTTTGCACAGTCGTTAGCTGTTATGATACGGCCTCTTCAGTTGCCTGGAGCAAGGAGCTAGCCCATCATTTTGTAATCTGAAATTATATACAGCTACGAAAACAGTGTTCAGCAAACTCGGAGGAGTATcggaggcagagaagggaagagTTCATTCATCTCCCTTGTGCCCTGGACTGTATGTCGAATCGTTCAGAAACTAAACGTGGAAGCCTTGAAGCAAGCTGGGATGCTGTACTAAAGTGTAATGGATTGAAGGTGGTTAAAGGCACAGAGATGTATTCTCATGGTTCAGGAAGCGAGGGAGTACAAGATGAAGGCATGAGCAGTCACTGTCTATCAAGGTTTCTGTTCTGGGCTCAGAGGCCACACCTTCCGGCTGCGTGGTGCCTGGGGGAAAGGACTGAGGATCCTGCGGGGCGGGCCCTCTCCTCCTGAGCTGTGTCCTAAAGGAGTACCTTTTTTAATGTGACCAATCCCACTTATGAGTGTTCTACCCTCATGACCTAATCACTTCCCATTGCTTCCCCAAGTCCTTCTAGCTTAATTCCTTTACCTTGGAGGCTGAGGCTTCAACAGATAATTCTTAGAACATAGACTAAAACATTTGCTTATATTGTTCTGTTATTAAATAAACTCAGGTGTTAGATATCGGGGTAAAAACCTAACCTGATTGAGCAGAGAAGTGAccaatgaccccccccccctttccctgATCCAAAAGGGCTTGTGAATCTTTTTAAgcttccttcctgtgtctctctatctgtatCCTGGGTCCTCTAAAACCTCTATGGCCAATTCTGGTCAACTAGTcactagctccaccctctgattcaaggtaaactttattgtcagCCTCAGAGTGTCAGTGCGAACAAATATCCCTCAACTATAGACATTCACAGCACCAGTGAATTTAATAAGAGTGCAGCACAGCTGCTAGATTGATGGCTaatgtgcctgcaatcccagaactcaggaggctgcaCGTTGCATGGCCTCTCCTGGGGATGCGTAAAGAAACATCTGTTCATCCTAGATAGGGCACCAATAACGGACCAAGGAGACAATTCCATCAGAGTCCAGTGAATTGTGAATTCACATGAACGGTGAGTTCACTGAGGTTCCTTGCAGGAGCACAGGTGACTCAGAAGCAGCACGTCACTGCAAGTTCCACTCTAGCACGGGTGATGAGGATGTGGGAATGCGGCTTCGTTAGGGTCCCAACCTCCAGTCCACCTTCTTCCTCCTGTGTACACTTGCATCCTGAGGACCGAGTTCAGCTGGGATGCACATGGAAAAGGCGACTGGAGTCTCAGGGAGGGAATGTTGACAGCCCCTCTCCTATTACCACAGACTAGCTAAACTATGGTTTATTTATGGTCATGGCCGTGGTGCCAAGGCATTCTGTGGGTCACCACAGCAGTCTCTGCTCCATGATGACTGACGGTCAGGTCGGGTCAGGTCCAGACAAAGTAGCTTCACTACAGCGCTCCGCCCTTTCTTTGGCTCTTACgttctttctgctctttcttgcccctttctgtcccctccccctcttttttgTGATATTCCCTAAGCCTTGGAGAggtgagaggtagaggtaggtaggtgtgtaagagtgtgtgaagtgtgtgtgtgtgtgggcaatTCTTTTCTGAGCAATGGATCTCTATGCCATGACAACAGATACTTACCCTCAGTGTTTAACCAGTTATGAGATAAGCCATACTCACTgtaaaaataaaccttcctccATGAACCAAACAGACAGCAGCAGAAATCTGTGGGCATCAACAagaatgaacatttatttaactGGCAATTTAACAAGCACATCACGTCTGTTTAACAAAACAGTAGCAATGCTCGTCACAGTGCAGCCTGCGATTTCCCCAGGGTTTTGCCTTGACTTCCATACCAAACGTGAGTTCCCTGTGTGTCGCAGGCCTTAAATCcgatcagaaagtagttggttgtACCCATAACTGGTGTTCCATATATAGTGCATCAGTGGGCACTTCTCGTATGGCATGTTGATGGCATAGAGGGCCATACCAAGGCAGAACAGCTTTTGACAATATTTCCCTAACAAGCTGTCATATTCTGGCCTACAAGTGTTAGCCATCGGGGAGAGGCTTCCAGATCGCTCCCAACCCTGTTCATCATGTCCTCTGACCCCGGGGACTTACTGTCCATTTATGGTGTGGGACAAACACAGTGGCAGCAGAAAGGATTCCATCCAAGTCTGTGGTGAACCCGTACATTTGTTGTGTGACTTACAGGGACGCGGGTGACTATTCTACCTACAATAGTCCGTCTGCCCTAGAGTAGACGATGACTCACAGAAGCTGCGTTGCTGGAGTCCCAACCTCCAGTCAGCCTTATCATAGTCAACCTGAAATGTCTGTGGGAATATACATCACTGTTGAAATATGAACATTTAAAAGACTCTCTGCTGTAAAGCCAAGGGATGTACTATACACTAAAGtcagaagtaggaaagaaaactaacATTTTTATGCATTTCCTTAAAATATTGTGCTAGATAATGTATTCGTGTTTTCTTTTGATGCTCACAAAAACCCCCGAGTGCTGGACGGGATCGCTGTATCTTTCAGGGAAGGACAGCGAGGCCAGGAACTTGTCCCGAGTAAGCCCTTGACTTACTACTGTCTGGCTGACTCTGTTGACTCTGGAGCCCACGCTCTGTCCATTGGCGGCCGCTCTAGACAGCCCCATGCCGTAGCTCCTATTCTGAAACCCCAGGAACAACTGTCCAGGAAGGGGCCTCTGCCTCAGGTGAAGCCTGAGTTGACTCCTCCACCCCCTAACCTGCTTTCGGCTACAGTATCAAACTGAAGTGTACGTGGATGGATTTCTTGTTTTCTTACCTCAAAAGGACATGAAGTGGAGCCAAGTGATTGTCTCCCGAGATGCCTTGCAGTTCAGTCTGCGTTTCTCTGGTTAATTGTGCTCTAATGGTATATAGTCTTTTGGAGAACTTTACAAAGGATGAGTTttaaatctccttttttttttttttttttttttgtcggagctgaggaccgaacccagggccttgggcttgctaggcaagcactctaccactgaactaaatccccaaccccaaaggaTGAGTTTGAGAGCAGGATTCTTCCTTCATATGAATATTTGGAAAAGGTTGTTTTGGCTGCTGAACGCTTTCGTGGTTAGCTCTGTGAATGTGGCATGTCCGAGGTTTCTTAGATAGGAAAGGTAAGCTGAGGACTTTCTTAGAGTCTTAACAATTTTTACACCTACCAGGAGAAGCTGTCTTTGATTCCCATGAGCACCCACCCTGAAGCCAAATTTTAGAATTagtcaaagaaagagaatggGTACCGTTTAGTATGAGCATCTGCAATAATTGTGATCAGTTCTTAGAAGCCACTGGTCGTAGTGACACCTTGAGGTTTCTgagatgtttttatttgcttgttttagattttcttttattaaatttgtgtgtgtgtgtgtgcatgcgcatgccCATagaccacagcacacatgtggaggtcacagggcacAGCTCCTGGGGTTGGGTCTCACCTAGTGCCTTCGTCCAGAGTCATGTCGCTAGCCCGGGGGTTTCTCTTTAAAGCTTCCTTCTAAGACTGAGAGGACAGCATGTGCTTAACATGTCAGAGGCCCCAGCCTGGCCCTCCAGCGGCAACCGCAGCAGAGCCTCCCTTACCATGTAAACTCTGCAGTTGGCAGACATCTTTATTGTGATCACATTCCCAGCTGAAAGGAAAACTAACACCGATGACCCAATTGGTGTCTCATAAAGATTATTACTTATCTACCAAAAATTGTTCTGAACAATTGAAATGGAgcatgtgttcatatatgtgcatatatgtatgtatacacatatatatgtatacatatatatgtagcatgaatcttaaaaggctttattatttaaaaaaaaaacctggagccagatattggggtgaaagctgaaagatcagagaaacagaacaagccacatccagccttacctcaccaacacctcagccgatcctgtttccacaaaccctcagactgaaagcctctgagtcctcacccccgagggtctcagttgaactgctgttagttcctgtctcctcacgccttatataccattctccacccagccatttcacttcctgggattaaaggcctgtgtgctttccaagcaaaggcatgagatctcaagtgctgggattaaaggcatgtgccatcactgcctgactcttcccagtgtggccttgaactcacagagatccagacagatctgtgcctcccaagtaataggattaagggtgtgtgccaccactctctggcctctatgtctaatctagtggcaggctctgtcctctgatgcccagataagtttattagggtacataatatgtcggggtacacaatacatcaccacatatatacatgtatatgaaatATGAGaacttacatatgtatgtgtgtacatatatatatatatgaaaagagaCTGAAATGGAATCTGGAGGGTGAGCTGCCGGTGTGAGGGACTGGGACGGCTTTGGCCTGCCACACGTTTGAGGGCCAGCTGAGGGGTGTGAGCCTGTGCTCCAGCAGGAGCGGAGGTGGGAACGGAGCAGCGCTCACGCTTCCCGGCAGTGATGACGTGTCTCTACTCCGCAGCGTGTGAAACAACGGTGGAACTCCTGTTTGACAGCGTCATACATTTGGGCTGCAAGCCGTACCTGGACAGCCAGCGAGCCGCGTGCTGGTGCCGTGACGAGGAAAAATCGGATCTGTAAGGAACCCCGGGCCGGCCGGTGAGCGACGAGAGTGGAGGACAGTTAAAGGGCTGCTGCTTTCACCGCCTGAAGTGGCCTTACCTCTGGGATGGGTCATTCTGAGACCTTCCTAGACTGTGTTTTGATTTGAAAACCTCCAAGTGGAAAGGAGTGGGGGGCGGGAAGAAGTGGAGAGAAGAGCATGCTCAGGACTGGGGGTTCGTAGAGAGGCAAGCGTGCTTGCCTCCATGAGTGTCGCTGTCCTGGTGGCTCccaaaacaggaaggaaagctCGGAGACTGTGTGACTTGGTTTTCATCGAGGTacttaacaataaaaatgagagcagatGTAAGATTCGTTGTAAGGACTTTCcaacattattttgaaatataggaCAATCTTACtatttactttgaaatttcaaatgtGCACTCACGCCGAGAGGAAGGAACTACTGTTTCTCTAGAGCCTTCTGAGATAGGATATGTTGTGTCGGTCCAGCAACAAAGCCTCTCAGTGTGTTGGAACCCTGGCCAGTACTTCTCTTCAGGGACAACCCAGGACACCTAAGTATTGTGATGTGAACAATATTCAGAAACACGGCACTTCCATTTCACAAGCCAGTTCTAACAAATGGCATCTTTTCCTAGGAGTCCTAGAAAAGATGGACTTAATGAGGCAGATCCGAGCACTATATGCTGTCGGGTTTGATGTTTGTTCCCCAAATACCCGTTCCTCATCTCAGATTCTGGagtgtttttaaaagattgaccTTTTACTAATAATGGAGatcttaataaaatttattcttgataatgttttcttcttatttcttgAGTGTTTTCACGTCTCTAATTGTGGAATCAAAGAGGATGGGAAAGACCAAGTAGAAAGAACTGTCTTCTGTGGAACTCTTATTTACACTGAAATTAACAGGTGTGCAAGCAGATCCCAGAAAACCGTGGCCATCTCTTAAAATGTCCACGAATATTGGCAATGTTTTAATGGCCTCAATGTTCAGCTATACTGGCCATTGGCTGCTGATTTCCCCCATCCCAGACACTAAACCACGTGTATCTTTTAAGTAGCACATAACTGGAATTCCAAGGTCCACTGGTTGGAACGTCAGGAGAGAACCCAGTGCTGAGTGGTTCTCTGTAAGTCATTCCAGGTGGCCCTGGCAGAAGGAACGGCCTTCTGAAGAAGGCTGCGTTCTTGCTGCCCTGATGGAGTCGTCTCTCAAAGTTGAGATGATGGCAGCCACCTTGATGAGGGATGTGTTCGCTATTAGACAAAGCAAGGGTGTTCCTTGGGGCCAAGTCAGCAAACCAGGCTCCAGGAAAAATGCATGGGGCCCTGAACTGACACTCTTAGGAGGGGAATGAAACAGGCAAGAATCTTTCTACACATACTGTGTTGCATTGTTCCAAAGTCACAGACATTAACTgcagtataatatatatatatattgaaatggGCTATAGCGAGTGAGGAGTGAAATAACTCTTGTAGTTTGCTGTTTATCTACACTATCATTCTGCAAAACGAGCCATGTCCCTAAGTAACAATGAATGAGTGTaaccaatgtatataaaaatagtaGGCACTTTTTAGTATCTACTTTTATAGTTTTATAGTATAActtatatgctatatatatatccaatatatatacttttatagtataacaatgtatataaaaatagtaggtacttttttttaaaggcaatagGGCTGGATAGGTTGctcacaggttcagttcccagcacccacatggcagcccatgaccatctgtaactccagttccaggggatctacctcttctgacttctgtaggcACGAGGCATGCAAGAGGTACACAGAcgttcatacatataaaataaatctaaaactttaaataaaaatttaaaagtaatagatGCTAACAGTAAAATTATaccagtgaatgaaaaaaaaagaaataaagaggaaggacatggctgctcctaggtatggtggaggaggaagtttattgtagataaaaggaagagcatagccagaggcagggacatctggaagAATCCAGAGTGGACAAGACCCTGAGCCGtgtgaggagaggggggaggggagagccaggAAAGGAAAAGGTAGATGTAAGGGCCAGGTAACCAAAACGGATGGATTATATAGAgaagggcagctgggggaaggaaGCCCAGCCCAagacctgggctggagaagtttagggtagggggcggGTATAGCAGCCATCCTCTGAAACAGGTAGGGATCGAGGGATgatgggagaacctggtggccaggtctgTTTACTTTGTTAAATAGGCATCTCAGATAACCATTTGTCCCAGGCTTGAGACCTAATAATCAGTAGTCTTACTTCTGTGTGCTAGCTATAGTGATATTATTCTTTCTGATTTTAGATtgcttatttcttaaattttatttatttatgtatgtgtatggatgttttgtctccaTGGATGTCTATGTACCACGTgcgtgcctggtgtctgcagaagccagaagagggctggcAGTTCCCTtgaaactggatttacagaccatggtgagtggccatgtgggtgctgggaattgaacctgggatcctctggaaaatcatccagtgctcttaaccactgagccttgaAAGATACTACtgatatgaaataaataatccaggggctgaagaaatgactcagtggttatgaATGTCCCCCAGTGATTTCTCTCAGAACTCCGTCATAGAGAGGATGTCTGTCCTAGGTCACTGCTTCTGGGTCTGTTGAGAATATGAACGTAGAGACTTGTGGCAGATCAAAGTGGCTCCCTTCATCGCccacagaggcagggacaggaagaggCTGAGGACAAGACACACCCTTCGAGGGTCTGTCTCTGATTTCTGGTGGGGGAGCTCCACTTTCAACAATTTTCCACCAAATTCCCATAGTTCATTCAGTTGTGGACTGACCTGGGTATAGGGCCATTGATCCAGGTAGCACCTTATGATCTCactcctcagcagcagcagcaggtgggaGACAAGCTTTCAGTACACAAGCCTTTGGAGGACATTCTGGATCCAACTGTAATGCACATTTTCTTAAGCAGACCAGTCAGAATCCTAGAAGTTTAGTGTTTATGTGATTTCTATAAGGGGAACAAATTAGAAAGTTGGTAGAATTAGCACTGAAAACTGACCAAAATTTGATTTTCTAGTGATTTAGACTATATTCCCTGTGTTTCATTCCTAGGGTGAGTAACAAGCCAAGCCTTTGGTATAATAACTCTCTAACAGTGAGTCGTCTTCAGGTATAAGATAGCCCATCTGTCAGTTACCTTTTGGTCTCTATTATAGCTGGCTTATCTTACTAAATAGTTTActttttgtcttcttccttccacGGGGAAGGAGGGAGCTTGCTAAGGTTCCATCTAGTGATTGTCTTGTAGGAACGTGCATCGGACTCACTGACGTGGGCTTCAGCTACTATCGTGGCTAGTGCTTGCTTTACAAGTCTAAAATGATACAcctgtgatttttaaataaactgttaCAGTTTGGATAGAAACCCAGGCtaatgtgtttgaacacttggtcgcCAGCTACTGGAGCTGTTTGGGAGACTGTGGAATCTTTGGAAGGTAGGGCTATTAACTGGAGGAAGTGAGTGTGCTAAAGTGACTGAGCCCTTAGCACAGCTCCCcaggcctgcttctgcctcagtctctgtctACTTCCTGACTGCTTACAACACCACCGACAGGAATTGCTTCTGCTTCAGTACCTTCCCCTGGAGGATGCAGGGGATCATCAGGGCCACCATAAACCCATCCTTCCCCTGGAGGATGCAGGGGATCATCAGGACCACCATAAACCCATCCTTCCCCTGGAGGATGCAGGGGATCATCAGGACCACCATAAACTCATCTTCCATCACTGTACTTCTTTTGGGTACTTTTATCACAGGGATTAGGAAAGTGACTATTTCCTGAATtcacaaattcaagaccagcctgagttatATGGGAAGATAATGTATCTATaggaaaaaatacaatattttgagataataaagtacttagcaaaaaaaaaatcccttttatcTGCTCCTTTCAAATAAGTCAAAGGTCAGCAGTCGTGGGTTCTGCTCCTATGTGGTAAGATATAAGTGCATTGTCAGTACTCAGACAAATGATGAAAGCCATACCCAAAGCAGTCATGGGAGGCAGACAAGCTATTCCAACCAGTACGTCGTGAAGGCTAATGATGAAACCCTGAAGCTCTGTGGTAGGTATAGGCAGCTGGGCAGGGGAATGAGGAAACCTAAATAAGGAAAAATAGGCCACACCTGCTTTCTCCAAACAAGATAAGGTGGTAATACAACTTCAACCCATTTTTCCTGAGCTTTCCCCTTGAAAAGCAGGGTTCTGGGTACTTGTAACTGTTGTCACAACCACCGCTGGAGAAAGAGGTTGATATGCCGTGTCCTAATGGGAGAGGATGGTATGGGGACAGTGACTGTTACTAAGCCCAAGCCTCTTCACTTGCCACTCAAAAGGAGCCCAGTGAATTGCAGACAAGTTTTTAGGACAAGGAAAAAGGTTTATTCGGTATGCTAGCAAGACTGAAGACACTGTAGACAGTCATCCTGGAAGCCTTTTTGTTGcgtgaatcctaaatggtcttatgatGAAAACCCGGAGCCGGACATCAGGGTGAaaacagaaagatcagagaaacagagcaaaccacagctaccacctcttacctcaccaactcctcagcccgaCAGAGCCTCCGCGAGAGATTGAATTCTGtctcctgccttatatttctttccctgcccagctatatcacttcctgtctcaaccttcctagtgctgggatgaaaggtgtgtgccaccactgcctggctgtttctcttttaaactgaatcaatctcatgtagcccagtgtggccttgaattcacagagatccagacggatctctgcctctgccaccggagtgctagggttaaaggtgtgtgccaccactgcctgacctctgtggctaactgtggctggctctgtcctctgatcttcaggcaagctttcttTGATACACGATATTGTCACCAcaccttttactttttatttcaataGAAATGGGGACTTTAAGACTAGTGTAGGGCACAGGCTGTGAAAAGATCCCAGCAGATGCCCAATGCCTGCTATTAGCTTGCAGAAATGAAACTATAGCCATGTTAGCCTGCCCTGCTCTGTAAAGACCCCCCCCCAGCCAGcgccatcttctggtctccaggggcactgcactcatgtgctgGACTAGCACACcagaagcctggtgtggtggcacaagacAGCACAACACTGAgtgtggagtcaggaggatcaagGTCATGGATCTCAGCTACAGGAGactctgggaaggaaggagggagggaagaaacccCAGGAATTGCCTTCAGTTTTGTTTGGCTTAAACCACCTGTCCAAACAAAAGGCAAAAGGTgcaatgctgtggaatattattttaagacgtgttacatttttttccctgctgcttttgttaacaatgcaaagaCATGTTTGTTTGATTGAATAAAATTAACCTGAGGTCAAGAGGCTGAGTCAGccactagctgacaggaagtggtagggaggaaccacgTGCAGCCAGGGTTCTtaagggggtggggcagagcagAAAGACAAGGCAGCATTTGGGGAGCCAGGAGCAAGGCGAGGTTAGGTttttgctattcagcctctctgagcaagCCGCATTTCACCTCAGCCTTTGAATCCTGTGTTCTATGGAAGGGTAGAGATCTAGATAAGGTTTCCCTTAGTTGTCCTGGGAGAGCCGCttcctgagggaacagaattcccggGCTGCCGCCCTGGCGGCCCAACCGCTGCTGGTAGCTGCAGTTGGAGTTGCTAATTAGGACAGCAGTTGCTTAAGGGGCAGCCACAGTGTTAAGGAAAAACAACAGCACGGGAAATAAGTTACTGCAAGTCCTCTAaaggaactggctttggagaaaGCCTTCTACACTAAA includes:
- the Pla2g12a gene encoding group XIIA secretory phospholipase A2 is translated as MVAPRPSPARGPALLPLLLLLLATARGQEQDQTTDWRATLKTIRNGIHKIDTYLNAALDLLGGEDGLCQYKCSDGSKPFPRYGYKPSPPNGCGSPLFGVHLNIGIPSLTKCCNQHDRCYETCGRSKNDCDEEFQYCLSKICRDVQKTLGLAQHVQACETTVELLFDSVIHLGCKPYLDSQRAACWCRDEEKSDL